A single region of the Musa acuminata AAA Group cultivar baxijiao chromosome BXJ1-11, Cavendish_Baxijiao_AAA, whole genome shotgun sequence genome encodes:
- the LOC135596661 gene encoding ubiquitin-fold modifier-conjugating enzyme 1-like, producing the protein MEGWDPSTKSALTQIPLLSTRAGPRDGAAWTQRLKEEYRALIAYTTMNKSHDNDWFRISAANPEGTRWSGTCWYVHNLRRYEFALQFDIPVTYPATAPEIELPQLDGKTHKMYRGGKICLTVHFKPLWAKNCPRFGIAHALCLGLAPWLAAEVPILVDTGVLKHKDDESTST; encoded by the exons ATGGAGGGCTGGGATCCGAGCACGAAGTCGGCTTTGACGCAGATCCCGCTGCTGTCGACGCGGGCGGGCCCGCGAGACGGGGCGGCGTGGACGCAGCGGTTGAAGGAGGAGTACCGCGCCCTGATCGCCTACACCACCATGAACAAGTCCCACGACAACGACTGGTTCCGCATCTCCGCCGCCAACCCCGAGGGCACCCGCTGGTCCGGCACCTGCTGGTACGTCCACAACCTCCGCCGCTACGAGTTCGCTCTCCAGTTCGACATCCCCGTCACATACCCCGCCACCGCCCCCGAGATCGAGCTCCCCCAGCTCGACGGCAAGACCCACAAGATGTACAGGGGAGGCAAGATCTGCCTCACCGTTCACTTCAAGCCCCTTTGGGCCAAGAACTG TCCTAGGTTTGGAATTGCGCATGCCCTTTGCCTGGGCCTCGCGCCGTGGCTCGCCGCCGAGGTGCCGATTCTTGTGGACACCGGCGTGCTGAAGCACAAAGATGACGAGTCCACCTCAACCTGA